DNA from Flavobacteriales bacterium:
GACCATCAACGAGCGCCTGACCTGCGATGGGTTCCGGAGCGAGCCCCTGGCGTGGGACGGCAGGGACGACTTCGGCGACAAGCTCGGCCGCGGGGTCTATGTGTACCGCCTTTCCGTCACCGCACCCGATGGCGCGAACGCGGAGAAATTCGAGAAGCTCGTCATCCTCCGTTAAGGCCGCCGACGCCCCGCAGCGGCCGTATATTCGCAGCCCTTTACCCCACCCCTCTCCGGAATGATCCAGCGGTTGTCCCCTTCGCGCACCCATGCCGCCATCGCCCTCACCATGGCGGCCGTTCCCGCCATGGCGCAGGTGAACACGGGGTGCATCAACCAGCTCACGGGGCAGGACTGCCGCAAGGGCGTCCTCAACACCATCACCACCGCGGTGCCCTTCCTGATGATCTCGGTGGACAGCAGGGCCGGGGGCATGGGGGATGCCGGCGTTGCGGTGTCGCCGGATGCGAACGCCATCCACTGGAATCCATCGAAGCTGGCCTTCGCCGACCAGGACGGCGAGTTCATGATGAGCTACAGCCCCTGGCTGCGCAACCTGGTGCCGGACATGAGCCTCGCCTATCTGGCGGGTTACAAGCGGCTGGCCAACAAGCGCAGCGCCATCGGCGCCAGCCTGCGCTACTTCAACCTGGGCAGCATCACCTTCACCGACATCAACGGCTCCACCATCCGCGACTTCAAGCCGGCCGAGTTCGCGCTGGATGTGGCCTTCGCCCAGCAGTTCGGCGAGAACTTCTCCGGCGGCATCGCCATCCGGTACATCAACAGCAACCTCACGGGCGGGATCAGCGTGCAGGGCGCCAACTCGAAGGCCGGGCAGAGCGTGGCCGCAGACGTCTCCTTCTTCTACCGCAAGCCGGAGATGCGGCTGGGCGACAAGGATGCCACCTTCGCCTTCGGCCTGAACATCTCTAATGTGGGGGCGAAGATGTCCTACACCTCCTCGGCCAACCAGGACTTCATCCCCATCAACCTGCGCCTGGGGCCCTGCTTCACGCTCGACCTGGACGAGTACAACAGCCTCACGCTGAACATCGATGCGAACAAGCTGCTGGTGCCCACCCCGCCCGTATACGACCCCAGCGGCGCCATCGACCCGGTGACCAATGAGCGCGCCGTGGTCAGCGGCCGCAACCCCAACGTGGGCGTGGCCGAGGGCATCTTCGGCAGCTTCAGCGACGCCCCCGGCGTGGTGACCGTCGACCCCAGCGACAGCAGCTTCACCATCCTCTCGGGCAGCAAGTTCCGCGAGGAGATGCAGGAGATCAATCTCGGCGGCGGCCTGGAGTACTGGTATGCCAAGCAATTCGCCTTCCGCACCGGCTATTTCTACGAGAACTTCAACAAGGGCAACCGGCAGTACTTCACCTTGGGCCTGGGCCTGCGTTACAGCAAGTTCGCGCTGGACATGAGCTACCTCATCGCCAACACGCAGCGCAGCCCCCTGGCCAACACGCTGCGCTTCACGCTCGGCTTCCGCTTCGACGGCAAGGGCGAGAAGAAGAAGACCGAGTGATGGCGGAGCCGGGCACGCCCACCTTCCGCATCGGACTGGGCTATGACATCCATCGGCTGGCCGAGGGCCGGGAGCTGTGGCTCGGAGGCATCCGCCTCGAGCACCACGTCGGATTGGATGGCCATTCGGACGCCGATGTGCTGCTGCACGCCGTGTGCGATGCCCTGCTGGGGGCCATTGGGCTGGGCGACATCGGGCAGCATTTCCCCAATACCGACCCGGCCTGGAAGGGCGCGGACAGCAAGCGGCTCCTCGGGGCCGTGGTGGGCATGCTGCATGCGCGCGGCTGGCGGGTGGGCAACGTGGACTGCACCCTGGTGATGGAGCGGCCGAAGATCCTGCCGCATGTGCCTGCCATGCGCGCCGCGATGGCCCCGTTGCTGGGCATTGCCGAGGACGCCGTGAGCGTGAAGGCCACCACCAACGAACGCGTCGGGTTCGTGGGCCGGGAGGAGGGCGCTTGCGCCTATGCCGTGGCCCTGGTGCACCGCGCTGGCTGAGCGCGGCGTGCGCGCGGCTGGGTAGATTCGCCGCATGCGCATCCTCATCACCGGCTCGAACGGGCTGCTCGGCCAGAAGCTCGTAGCGGCGCTCCGCAACGACCCCGGAACGGAACTCATCGCCACGAGCCGCGGTGCCGACCGGACGCCCGTACCGCTCGGCGACCGCTACCGGGCGATGGACATCACCGTCCAGGCCGAAGTGGACCGCGTCTTCGACGCCGTTCGTCCAGAGGCGGTGATCCATGCTGCAGCCATGACGAACGTGGATGCGTGCGAGACCGATCCTGAGGCGTGCCGCCTGCAGAACGTGACCGCCACGCAGCACCTGGTGGATGCGGCGAAGCGCCACGGCAGCCATTTCATCTTCCTGAGCACCGACTTCATCTTCGATGGCCTCGATGGGCCGTACCGCGAGGAGGACGCGGCCGCTCCGCTGAGCGTCTACGGGCACAGCAAACTCGAGGGCGAGCGCATCGTGATGGGCGCGGGCCTTGCGAAGTGGGCCATTGCGCGCACCATCATCGTCTTCGGCGTGGCGCCCGGCCTGAGCCGGGGCAATGTGGTGCTCTGGGCCAAGGGCGCGCTTGAGAAGGGCCAGCCGATCAAGGTGGTGGACGATCAATGGCGCATGCCCACACTGGCCGAGGACCTGGCCGATGGCTGCATCCGCATCGCCAAGCGCGGCGCCACCGGCATCTACAACCTGAGCGGTCCGGATGGCATGAGCATACTTGAGCTCGTTACGCGGGTAGGCCGCTTCTTCAACCTGGACACCTCTTTGGTGACACCGGTGAAGAGCGATGCGCTGGGCCAGCCCGCCAAGCGGCCTCCACGAACGGGCTTCGTG
Protein-coding regions in this window:
- the porV gene encoding type IX secretion system outer membrane channel protein PorV; the encoded protein is MIQRLSPSRTHAAIALTMAAVPAMAQVNTGCINQLTGQDCRKGVLNTITTAVPFLMISVDSRAGGMGDAGVAVSPDANAIHWNPSKLAFADQDGEFMMSYSPWLRNLVPDMSLAYLAGYKRLANKRSAIGASLRYFNLGSITFTDINGSTIRDFKPAEFALDVAFAQQFGENFSGGIAIRYINSNLTGGISVQGANSKAGQSVAADVSFFYRKPEMRLGDKDATFAFGLNISNVGAKMSYTSSANQDFIPINLRLGPCFTLDLDEYNSLTLNIDANKLLVPTPPVYDPSGAIDPVTNERAVVSGRNPNVGVAEGIFGSFSDAPGVVTVDPSDSSFTILSGSKFREEMQEINLGGGLEYWYAKQFAFRTGYFYENFNKGNRQYFTLGLGLRYSKFALDMSYLIANTQRSPLANTLRFTLGFRFDGKGEKKKTE
- the ispF gene encoding 2-C-methyl-D-erythritol 2,4-cyclodiphosphate synthase, producing the protein MAEPGTPTFRIGLGYDIHRLAEGRELWLGGIRLEHHVGLDGHSDADVLLHAVCDALLGAIGLGDIGQHFPNTDPAWKGADSKRLLGAVVGMLHARGWRVGNVDCTLVMERPKILPHVPAMRAAMAPLLGIAEDAVSVKATTNERVGFVGREEGACAYAVALVHRAG
- a CDS encoding SDR family oxidoreductase, which encodes MRILITGSNGLLGQKLVAALRNDPGTELIATSRGADRTPVPLGDRYRAMDITVQAEVDRVFDAVRPEAVIHAAAMTNVDACETDPEACRLQNVTATQHLVDAAKRHGSHFIFLSTDFIFDGLDGPYREEDAAAPLSVYGHSKLEGERIVMGAGLAKWAIARTIIVFGVAPGLSRGNVVLWAKGALEKGQPIKVVDDQWRMPTLAEDLADGCIRIAKRGATGIYNLSGPDGMSILELVTRVGRFFNLDTSLVTPVKSDALGQPAKRPPRTGFVLDKARRDLGYAPHGFEDGLAVVRDQLK